Proteins found in one Triticum urartu cultivar G1812 chromosome 4, Tu2.1, whole genome shotgun sequence genomic segment:
- the LOC125550937 gene encoding receptor kinase-like protein Xa21, whose product MKITTIMQFILGLIVCNVIICGSLYGNETDQLSLLEFKNAITLDPKQSLMSWNDSTHFCNWEGVHCRMKNPYRVTSLNLTNRGLVGQISPSLGNLTFLKHLLLPTNGFTGTIPPSLGHLHRLQNLYLSNNTLQGRIPSLANCSNLKALWLDRNQLVGRIPADLPPYLQVLQLSVNNLTGTIPASLANITVLNQFNVAFNNIEGNIPNEIAKLHALHILNVGSNQLTGMFQQAILNLSTLVTLNLGPNHLSGEVPSNLGISLPSLQNFALADNFFHGKIPSSLINASQIHIFDISKNNFTGSVLRSIGKLSELTWLNLEFNKLQARNKQDWEFMNSLTNCTKLNAFSVEGNHLQGHIPSSLSNLSIQLQHLYLGRNQLEGGFPSGIANLPNLIVLGMNSNQFTGTIPQWLGALKNLQILGLADNIFTGFIPSSLSNLSQLAYLLLDSNQFVGNIPPSFGNLQNLEILNMSSNNLHGLVPKEIFRIPTLREIYLSFNNFNGQLPTDIGNAKQLRNLELSSNRLSGDIPSTLGECASLEDIKLDWNVFSGSIPTSLSKISSLKVLSVSHNNITGSIPVSLGNLQYLEQLDLSFNHLEGEVPKEGIFKNVTALRIEGNHGLCGGALQLHLMACSVMPSNSRNHKLFAVLKVLIPISCMVSLAMVILLLLFWRGRHKRKSMSSPSLDRNLPKVSFSDIARATDGFSTSSIIGRGRYGTVYQGKLFQDGNYVAIKVFNLETRGAPNSFIAECNVLRNVRHRNLVPILTACSSIDSNGNDFKALVYEFMPRGDLYGLLYSTQDYESSLDMIHITVAQRLSIVVDIADALEYLHHNNQGTIVHCDMKPSNILLDDNMTAHVGDFGLARFLVESTVSSSDDSYSASSIAINGTIGYVAPECATGGHISTASDVYSFGIVLFEIFLRKRPTNDMFKDGLNIVKFVEMNFPARISEIIEPEVLQDQPEFPEETLVVVKENDLDCVSSVLNIGLRCTKPYPNERPNMQEVAAGLHGIKEAYLRGY is encoded by the exons ATGAAGATTACTACAATCATGCAGTTTATCTTGGGGCTCATTGTTTGCAACGTCATCATCTGTGGCTCCCTGTATGGAAATGAGACAGACCAATTGTCACTGCTTGAATTCAAGAATGCAATCACCCTCGATCCAAAGCAATCCTTGATGTCCTGGAATGACAGTACCCACTTTTGCAATTGGGAAGGTGTTCATTGCAGGATGAAGAATCCATACCGTGTCACTTCTCTTAACCTTACAAATCGAGGTTTAGTCGGTCAAATCTCTCCTTCACTTGGAAATCTAACATTCCTAAAACATCTACTCCTACCGACAAATGGGTTTACTGGGACAATTCCTCCATCCCTTGGTCATTTGCATCGCCTTCAAAACCTCTACCTGAGCAATAACACACTGCAAGGGAGGATACCTAGTCTGGCAAACTGTTCAAACCTCAAGGCTCTATGGCTGGATAGAAATCAACTAGTTGGGCGAATTCCTGCAGACTTGCCTCCTTACCTTCAAGTGCTGCAACTTTCAGTTAACAATCTGACTGGAACCATCCCTGCCTCTCTTGCCAACATCACAGTGCTAAACCAGTTCAACGTTGCGTTTAATAATATTGAGGGTAACATCCCGAATGAGATTGCAAAGTTACATGCGCTCCATATTCTGAACGTGGGTAGCAATCAATTGACAGGCATGTTTCAACAGGCCATCTTGAACCTTTCTACTCTTGTTACCCTTAACCTTGGTCCAAATCATTTAAGTGGTGAGGTACCATCCAATCTTGGTATCTCTCTACCCAGTCTCCAAAACTTCGCATTAGCCGATAACTTCTTTCATGGAAAAATCCCATCTTCTTTGATCAACGCATCCCAGATACACATTTTTGATATATCAAAAAATAATTTCACAGGATCGGTGCTTCGGTCCATTGGCAAACTTTCCGAACTCACATGGTTAAACCTTGAGTTCAATAAACTCCAAGCACGTAACAAGCAAGATTGGGAGTTTATGAACAGCTTAACCAATTGTACTAAGCTAAATGCCTTCTCGGTAGAGGGGAATCATCTACAAGGCCACATACCAAGTTCATTATCCAACCTTTCCATTCAGCTTCAACATCTATATTTGGGGCGGAATCAATTGGAAGGAGGTTTCCCTTCTGGCATAGCGAACCTTCCGAACCTGATTGTTTTAGGAATGAATAGCAATCAATTTACAGGTACCATTCCCCAATGGTTAGGAGCTCTCAAAAATTTGCAAATACTAGGTTTAGCTGACAACATCTTTACAGGGTTTATTCCATCTTCCCTTTCCAATTTATCTCAATTGGCATATCTTCTTCTAGACTCGAACCAGTTTGTTGGCAACATACCACCAAGCTTTGGAAATCTTCAAAACCTTGAAATATTGAACATGTCCAGCAACAATCTTCATGGTTTAGTGCCAAAGGAGATCTTTAGAATTCCAACACTAAGGGAAATTTATTTATCTTTTAACAACTTCAATGGACAACTTCCTACCGACATCGGTAATGCCAAACAACTCAGAAATCTAGAACTCTCTTCAAATAGACTATCTGGAGATATTCCTAGCACTCTGGGTGAGTGTGCAAGTTTGGAAGATATCAAGTTGGACTGGAATGTTTTCAGTGGAAGCATCCCCACTTCGTTAAGCAAAATAAGTAGCCTGAAAGTTCTTAGTGTTTCCCACAATAACATTACTGGATCAATTCCAGTGTCTCTTGGCAACCTACAATATCTTGAACAACTAGATCTGTCATTCAACCATCTCGAGGGGGAGGTCCCAAAAGAAGGAATCTTCAAGAATGTAACTGCTCTGCGGATCGAAGGAAATCATGGGCTTTGTGGTGGGGCTCTGCAGTTACACTTAATGGCATGTTCTGTTATGCCTTCAAATTCAAGAAATCATAAACTGTTTGCTGTACTCAAAGTGTTAATTCCAATATCTTGCATGGTCTCACTTGCTATGGTCATACTTCTCTTATTGTTCTGGAGGGGGAGACATAAGAGAAAATCCATGTCGTCGCCATCACTTGATAGAAATCTTCCCAAAGTTTCTTTCAGTGATATTGCTAGAGCAACAGACGGGTTCTCAACATCCAGCATAATTGGAAGAGGGAGATATGGTACTGTGTATCAAGGAAAACTATTTCAAGATGGAAATTATGTTGCCATAAAAGTCTTCAACCTGGAGACAAGGGGGGCACCAAATAGCTTCATTGCAGAATGTAATGTCTTAAGAAATGTGCGGCATCGTAATCTGGTTCCTATACTAACCGCATGCTCAAGCATTGATTCTAATGGAAATGATTTCAAAGCTCTAGTGTATGAGTTCATGCCTCGAGGAGACTTGTATGGACTACTGTACTCAACTCAAGACTATGAGAGCTCTTTAGATATGATACATATTACAGTAGCTCAAAGGCTAAGCATTGTTGTGGATATAGCAGATGCACTGGAGTACCTACACCATAACAACCAAGGAACTATTGTTCATTGTGATATGAAGCCTAGCAACATTCTTTTGGATGACAATATGACAGCTCATGTTGGAGATTTCGGTCTTGCAAGGTTCTTAGTTGAGTCAACGGTATCATCATCTGATGACTCATACTCAGCCTCTTCAATTGCGATAAATGGAACTATTGGATATGTTGCTCCAG AATGTGCGACAGGTGGTCATATTTCGACTGCTAGCGATGTCTACAGCTTTGGAATTGTTCTATTTGAGATATTCTTACGGAAGAGGCCGACAAATGATATGTTCAAAGATGGACTAAACATTGTAAAATTCGTTGAAATGAATTTTCCTGCCAGGATATCAGAAATTATTGAACCTGAAGTACTTCAAGATCAGCCTGAGTTTCCTGAAGAAACTCTAGTGGTCGTGAAGGAAAATGACCTGGACTGTGTAAGTTCAGTGCTAAACATTGGGCTTCGCTGCACCAAACCATACCCGAACGAGCGCCCCAACATGCAGGAAGTTGCTGCAGGGCTGCATGGAATCAAGGAAGCTTATCTCAGAGGGTACTAA
- the LOC125550938 gene encoding FHA domain-containing protein PS1, with product MATTAAAAEDVEAGAGSPIAAFAVAKGGVVLKHIFLNGPPTEAARRGADADRAEDPPVLFGRHPDCHVLIDHPSVSRRHLEVRCKRRQRRITVTDLSSVHGTWISGQRIPPNTLVELVAGDTLQLGASKREYRLHWLSLREAFEMDDLLPPLVEEDKEEIHTHQEAQDQLVPGQREPMETKTHQETKHQVVAEQTECWAKVIPSAPPLPESSLSHFHDNRVGVIGGTIVTENSITESVGSSIIQAAGKPVQSDKQKASGTMSRRAKLKSVKSLHIDTGRRNMTLSYSYKNEEAQDENRVCSQNCKGECAACMVLFDNFDVKAGEKKRMIAPEKVHISPHVMGSITIERNQEVPNPLNFAKETEQHDIFSENSIPQDSFDAKPQMGPELPCSVSPSVSKYKTFANQISQLDSTIHMESYEAMPENPFTHDMIDGNTNSHQEMKHDGLSHHKLDGGLSNKEKMAQNKIVVEDCQLEGIIFGSIFDNLDIEATEVKEDISLLDKENTTPHASGNITFERSQILLKPTSSQEMMDSISPLNLEHDGFSESENSVLNIEKKMKSNELTSENLIPLVSVETEIMLMPDEDFKSDIILDKENSVLPGKYNAAISPAEQGNLFLDENVAPASMDLKPIAGKVLGSRMGSSVSAEFTSNRSIHQRECSELSSEYDATSPVRQQNIFPDKENVTPPSRVLKSIGRKVLGSRMDNSVSAEYTPNRSISKRECNDLSSKSKHFHTVDEEVFYSDKENLTPISTGGMKARSCLPKNLFPVDADQDQEAFCSDKENSTPVSCVAHKTRDVSENRARIESAITKKRVVVDRLPFQTLLSNSPLRPTSSFDCTQADASEANLSIRLEDELNSLPHKNHESNRVGEGMKVWTMVADTDCLLDDESRKSIMLLKGIKGTHLIIPRIVMRELECMKQREGMFKRSSKATSIMQWIEDCMENESWWIHVQSSSEMLPVAPTPPATPTEMQRSSEESEATAAGAFNSMLALFSPRSFTGIFSPRSLADIDSPKTEDRVLDCALLFNKLRGSGQNMVILSNSVNLKIKAMSEGLLCEGAKEFRETLMNPCSERFMWAASVPRGAAWSRLDEAALAENYYNSHRESRRNVPRPVEAARGLKLILLHNSSSLCARSGDHLRR from the exons ATGGCGACGACGGCGGCCGCGGCGGAGGACGTGGAGGCGGGGGCGGGGTCTCCGATCGCGGCGTTCGCGGTGGCCAAGGGCGGCGTCGTGCTGAAGCACATCTTCCTCAACGGGCCGCCGAcggaggcggcgcggcgcggcgcggatGCGGATCGGGCGGAGGATCCGCCGGTGCTGTTTGGGCGGCACCCCGACTGCCACGTCCTCATCGACCACCCCAGCGtcagccgccgccacctcgaGGTCCGCTGCAAGCGGCGCCAGCGCCGGATCACCGTCACCGACCTCTCCTCCG TGCATGGGACCTGGATCTCGGGCCAAAGGATCCCACCAAACACGCTGGTGGAACTGGTGGCTGGTGATACACTACAGCTCGGGGCCTCCAAGAGGGAGTACCGACTTCACTGGCTTTCCCTGCGCGAGGCATTTGAGATGGATGATCTGCTTCCACCACTTGTTGAGGAGGACAAGGAGGAGATCCATACTCATCAG GAGGCACAGGATCAGTTGGTGCCTGGGCAGAGGGAGCCAATGGAGACAAAAACTCATCAG GAGACAAAACATCAAGTGGTAGCAGAACAAACTGAATGCTGGGCTAAAGTGATTCCCTCGGCACCACCATTGCCTGAGTCTTCACTCTCACATTTTCATGACAACAGAGTGGGAGTGATAGGGGGGACAATTGTTACTGAGAATTCAATTACAGAATCTGTTGGCTCTTCAATAATACAGGCAGCTGGAAAACCAGTCCAGTCAGACAAACAGAAAGCATCAGGCACCATGTCCCGAAGGGCCAAGTTGAAGTCAGTGAAGTCTCTTCACATTGACACAGGAAGGAGAAACATGACTTTGAGCTACAGCTACAAGAACGAAGAAGCCCAGGATGAGAATCGTGTATGTTCTCAAAACTGCAAGGGAGAATGTGCAGCCTGCATGGTTTTGTTCGATAATTTTGATGTCAAAGCTGGAGAGAAGAAAAGGATGATTGCACCAGAAAAGGTCCACATCAGCCCCCATGTCATGGGTAGCATTACCATAGAGAGGAATCAAGAAGTGCCAAACCCTCTGAATTTTGCTAAGGAGACAGAGCAGCATGACATTTTCTCTGAAAATTCTATCCCACAAGATTCATTTGATGCAAAACCACAGATGGGACCAGAGTTGCCATGTTCTGTTTCCCCTTCGGTTTCCAAATACAAAACCTTTGCAAATCAAATCTCACAGCTGGATTCTACTATACATATGGAATCCTATGAGGCCATGCCAGAAAATCCTTTCACACATGACATGATTGATGGAAATACAAATAGCCACCAAGAGATGAAGCATGATGGTTTGTCCCATCATAAATTGGATGGAGGTCTGTCAAACAAGGAGAAAATGGCCCAAAATAAGATTGTTGTGGAGGACTGTCAGCTTGAAGGCATAATTTTTGGGAGTATATTTGACAACTTGGATATAGAAGCAACTGAAGTAAAAGAAGATATCAGTCTACTGGACAAGGAGAATACCACCCCTCATGCCTCGGGGAACATAACATTTGAGAGGAGTCAGATACTGTTGAAGCCGACCAGTTCCCAAGAGATGATGGATTCCATTTCCCCTCTGAATTTGGAACATGATGGCTTTTCAGAGAGTGAAAACTCCGTGTTGAACATTGAAAAGAAGATGAAGTCAAATGAACTTACATCTGAAAATCTTATTCCGTTAGTGTCAGTTGAAACAGAAATCATGCTCATGCCGGATGAAGATTTCAAAAGTGACATCATTCTAGACAAGGAAAACTCAGTGCTTCCTGGAAAGTACAATGCTGCTATCTCCCCTGCGGAACAAGGAAACCTCTTTCTTGATGAGAATGTGGCACCTGCCTCCATGGATCTCAAGCCCATTGCTGGGAAGGTTCTTGGCTCAAGGATGGGCAGTTCGGTGTCAGCAGAGTTCACTTCAAACAGGAGCATCCATCAAAGGGAATGCAGTGAACTTTCATCAGAATATGATGCTACCTCCCCTGTGAGGCAACAAAACATCTTTCCAGACAAGGAGAATGTGACGCCTCCCTCCAGAGTTCTCAAGTCCATTGGTAGGAAGGTTCTTGGCTCAAGGATGGATAATTCAGTGTCGGCTGAATACACACCAAACAGGAGCATCAGTAAACGGGAATGCAATGATCTATCATCAAAGTCCAAACATTTCCACACAGTAGATGAGGAAGTCTTCTATTCAGATAAGGAGAATTTGACACCTATATCTACAGGAGGTATGAAAGCGAGAAGTTGTCTTCCGAAGAACCTGTTCCCAGTGGATGCAGACCAAGATCAGGAGGCATTCTGCTCCGACAAGGAGAACTCTACACCAGTATCTTGTGTAGCTCACAAAACAAGGGATGTGTCTGAAAACCGTGCACGAATTGAAAGTGCAATCACAAAGAAAAGGGTGGTGGTAGATAGGCTCCCTTTCCAGACTCTTCTGTCAAATTCTCCCTTGAGACCAACTAGCTCATTTGATTGTACCCAGGCTGATGCTAGTGAAGCTAATCTCTCAATCAGGTTGGAAGATGAACTGAACAGCCTTCCA CACAAAAACCACGAATCAAATAGGGTTGGAGAAGGGATGAAAGTCTGGACCATGGTGGCTGATACCGATTGTCTTCTTGATGACGAATCAAGGAAGTCTATAATGCTACTAAAAGGCATAAAAGGAACTCATCTGATCATACCAAGGATTG TGATGAGGGAGCTCGAATGCATGAAACAGCGGGAGGGTATGTTCAAGAGGTCATCAAAGGCCACCTCCATAATGCAATGGATCGAGGATTGCATGGAGAACGAGAGCTGGTGGATCCACGTGCAGAGTTCATCCGAGATGTTGCCAGTAGCGCCAACCCCACCTGCAACTCCTACAGAAATGCAACGCAGCAGTGAAGAGAGTGAAGCCACCGCTGCCGGCGCCTTCAACTCAATGCTGGCGCTCTTCTCGCCAAGGAGCTTCACTGGCATCTTCTCCCCAAGAAGCCTCGCCGACATCGATTCCCCGAAGACCGAAGACCGCGTCCTCGATTGCGCCCTCCTCTTCAACAAGCTGAGAGGCAGCGGCCAGAACATGGTCATCCTGTCCAACAGCGTCAACCTCAAGATCAAAGCCATGTCCGAG GGCTTGCTGTGCGAGGGAGCCAAGGAGTTTCGGGAGACGCTGATGAACCCTTGCTCTGAGAGGTTCATGTGGGCGGCGAGCGTGCCGAGGGGGGCGGCGTGGTCACGCCTGGACGAGGCCGCGCTGGCGGAGAACTACTACAACAGCCACCGTGAGTCCAGGAGGAATGTCCCGAGGCCCGTTGAGGCCGCCAGGGGGCTCAAGCTGATCCTGCTGCACAACAGCTCCTCCCTCTGCGCGCGTTCCGGCGACCATCTCCGTCGCTGA